GAACTGGATGGTGGACTAGTTAGGCCTCTGGATTCTCCCTCAAATACTATATGAATAAAATGGAGACACATGCCTCGGTTGGAATACTAGCAATGTggcttctagctgtgtgaccttgggcaaatgtaCTTAACTTTCCAGCGTCTCAGttacctcagcttcctcatctgtaaaatggaaatacgAACGGTGTCTACCTCAGAgggttatgaagattaaatgcacGATTACCAGTGGTTAGAACCCTCTCTCACACATGTGAagctctcaacaaatatttgctgtaaTTATTATACTTGTTCTTACTTTTTATAAGTGTGGTGattgtcatctttttttaatattagatttGGTTTTTATTAGTTATGCAGTCCCGACTTAAGGAATCCATGCTGGCAAAGGAGTCCTGACCCCTGAGAGGGGCTTCTTGATGGTGGCTGCCCCAGGTTATGCAGCCTCAGGGCTGGGCCTCTGTAAGACTAGCTCCCCGAGGTGGTGGCAGCCTGGGGATTGCGAGGACCTCTGCTCTTCACAGGCCCGGGCTTGGCCATGGCTGGCAAGGAGACACTCCCAATTTCCAGTTTTCCGAAGTACCTTTCACGATAATAATGTTTCTCCTCcccaactttaatttttttttctaagtatcaGACAATGTGGAGTGTTAACTGGGAGGGCCATTGAGTAGATAGATAATTGAGCAGCTGTTGCctagaaaatgaattattaatttgCAACGACCAGCATTGCCCATCCTTAGAGAGTTTCAAACATAGGGTAGATTGTGGCATttaagacatctttttttttttttttgcggtacgttaggcctctcactgttgtggcctctcccgttgcggagcacaggctccggacgcgcaggctcagcggccatggctcacgggcccagccgctccgtgNNNNNNNNNNNNNgtacgtaggcctctcactgttgtggcctctcccgttgcggagcacaggctccggacgcgcaggctcagcggccatggctcacgggcccagccgctccgtggcatgtgggatattcccggaccggggcacgaacccgtgtcccctgcgtcggcaggcggattctcaaccactgcgccaccagggaagccctaagacatCTTTTAACCTTGGTTAAAATGAAATCTGAGAAGCTTAATTGTGTAAGACCCACTAAAGCAGAGATACTTGATTGAAGGAGGCCTTGGTCTGGAGCCCTGTTTCTCCCTGGTCTCTGCCTTTACCTCCTCTGACACTTTATAGGAACTCTAAGGAATAGAGTTTGAAAGACAATCTGTAGAAGATCACTTAGTGGTGAGGAGATCCGGCATCAGATGGGGTAGATGACAATGTCTAGTCTAGCATTAGGATTACGTGGTTCTAAGTATTAACTGATTGCCTACTTGGGTGTATACATGCTACTGTGTACTCTAAGTTGGGTAATATGGCACTGTCTCCAGCCTCACAGAGCTCACATTCTAGATTGGAATCTATGAGAAATATTTGTACAATAATTAGAAATCTGTGAAATGCCACATAGAGTAATGCAATTGTTACTCAGAATTTTAATTGTTACTCTTAAGTGCCTCCTTACTAATGACGGCTTATCTTCTTGTCATTCAAAGGAATGCTCTTCATCTTGACCctctcactgatttttcttttcatcctttcaaTTAATATCAGATGTACGTGTCCAATACTTCTGTACCTGACTTCCGCCCACACACACTTTCTGCGGAATGCTTGATGATGCATGTGACATTGAAATGGATGTGGGCTGAAGTGAGGAACTGAAAGGgcttctttttaaagcaaaattaataaaaaagaaagagacaaacccAATGCTATTTTACTCATTCCCTCTGTCACAGGCAAGGCACACAACCTGTGCAAGAATTCAATGTGGGGAATTTCTTTTGAGTAATCTAAAAGATATCTCTGCTGAAATTCCCATAACTTGTCATTCACGACTTTcacttttacattttacttttctttcccacTCTAGGAGATATGATCCCCTAATTCAGGCTCAGGCCCGAGAACTGACCCACTTACGACAGAAGCTACAGGAAGGGAAAGGTGTCTGTTATTTTTTCATGCAGCATGCAAAGAACACAGTCAAGTCTTTTGAGAGTCTCCTCAGGAGCACTGACGTTACCTACTACCAGAGACAGAGATTCTGTGAGCTACTGGCCCAAGGAAGCCAGCTGGCAGAGAGACTTGCCAGCAAACTCACCACTGGTAAGTTGGCTTACAGGTTCTGAGGACCCTTGGCTCCTCCTAAGGTCCTAGCCTCACATAAGACGCTGTGCCTCCACAACTCTAATTGTGACTTTTTAGCCAGATGTCCTGCTGTTTTGTGCCGATCTCAGCCAAAGGATAGTGACGCTGTCAGCTAGAAAAACCTGGGGGTCCTCCCCTGGGCCCGAGGCAAGCCCCCACAGACATTTCCCCTTTTGGAGCCAATGTTATGGCTGGACCAGtccttgtggttcttattatgattgcaagatACACCTCAGCAACAACCatcagggaactttgaaaaaCATGAGGTGTATTACTCACACTTCCTGGAGGGTACACGGCTCCCCCAGGGCCACCCAGTGAGGTCAGGGGTAGAGAGGGAGACAGCACAGGCCTGTGGTTCTGCTTAATTTGGGTTGAGGCTGGGGTGCCTAGGGTTCTGTGGGTTCACTCtttatttgtgaatttaaaaCAGAAGAGGGGGAATTAAAGTGcagaacagaaaaacaagcaGTCAAACATCAGTTATCTAAATCAACCAGGGATCTCTAAATCAAGAGAAACTTCAGAGGTGGGGCAGCCTGCTTCTTCATCTAGTCCTGTAGCTGCCCATGTGATTCTTTGAGATAGCTGTCTTTGAAGTGGATGCCTCAGGAATCAGTAATAATATCAGGCACTtgggttacaatttttttttttttttgcggtacgcgggcctctcactgttgtggccctggacgcgcaggctcagtggccatggctcacgagcctagccgctctgcggcatgtgggatcttcccggaccagggcacgaacccgtgtcccctgcatcggcaggcgggctctcaaccagtgtgccaccagggaagcccattgggttacaattttaaaagaagaggacTGTCAGGTGCTTACACTCCACCTGCCGTTCACCTCACTCTGGGGACCATGACAATGTGAGGACTGGCTGGGAGCGAGTACAGAGGAGAATACACGGGGCTGGAGGCCACATTGTTACAACTGCTTCCTTCATCACAGGCTTTTGGACCAGGAGGCAGCAGCCATCCAATCGTTTTTGGTTTTTAAggataattgacatacagtaaaaaGACCCATTGTAGTatcagttctgtgagttttgaaaaatgcatacaATGGTAAAagcaccaccacaatcaagatgtaGAATAGTTCCATCACTCctgaaagttcccttgtgcctcTTTGTAGTCAGCCATTTTCCCCAaacccagtccctggcaaccactggctctgttttctgtccctttaGACTTTTCATCTCCagaatgtatcagtagtttgttccttttttattgctgagtactattccCTTATAGAGATGtaccactttttgtttatccattcatccacagTTTGGGCCAATTATGAATAATAGCTGTTAAGATTCacatacagatttttgtgtgagaATACATTTTCACTTCACttcacttgggtaaatatctaggagtgagattgctgggtcatagggtgagtgtatgtttaacttataAGACACTGCCTTCTAGGTAATTAAGGTtgtgaattttcatttttgcttcatttttaatgaacatttgtcTTTCAGAATAGGATTGTGTGATAATGATTAAATGGCAGAAACAAAACATGATTTTGTGCAATTAACAAAAAGGTACTGCAAGCAAAATAAAAACGTTTCttggtaacacacacacacacacacacaaagaaactgccaaactgttttccaatttggctataccatttcacattcccccTAGTGATGAGTCAGCATTCCAACTGTTCCCCAACACCAGCTCTTGATACTTTCAGGTTgttgttcttttgctttttgtcttttaataggtgtgtggttgcctatcattgtggttttaatttgcatttgcctattgactaatgattttgaggatcttttcatatgcctattgacCATCCAAATATCTTTGGAAAAGTGAGTGTTCAcctattttgtccattttaaagttgagttgtttgttttcttattattgagtcttaagagttctttatatttctggATACAATTCAttatcagatatttgatttgtcaatattttctcccggtctgtggcttatcttttcattctctaacTTCCTTTCAGAGagaagaatttcttaattttgatgaaatccatcCTATGGATCATAAGTTTGTAgttctaagaactctttgcctaaaaCAAGGTTCTTTGCCTTTCCATGTAGATTTTACAATCAGCTTGTCATTATCTATTTAAATCCTGTTGGGATTTTGAGTGTCATTGCTTTAAATCTATGAAAAGTTTGAGGAGAATggacatttttaataatattgagtttTCTAATTAATGATCATAGTGCCTTTCATCAAGTTGagctattgtttgttttcttttatttatccgTATTTCAATGAACAAACAAACCTTCTACTTATTGTTTTATGATGGCGACTGCGGACATCAGAGAAGAAACTATGTCCCCTAACACAAACATGAGCAGGCATGGTACAGCTGAATAAACCTTTCAGCTTATTTAAGGAAGTTCCTCTTTGTTCCttatttgctgagagttttattttgaattgatGTTGagttctgtcaaatgctttttgttcATCTGCTGAGataattatatgtttttattatgttgaatacTTTTAGATTGTActctggacattttgaatattatattgtGAGACACTGGGTCCTGTTAAAGTCCTCTGGAAATTATTTTCTAGCGGGCAGTCAACCCCTTCTAGGTTCAGACTGCAAGTTCTGTCTCACCTTCTATGGGCAGTAGTTCCAATGTCAGTTTAGTGTTCAGGGCCTTTGATGTGTTGTTTGGGTCAGTCCAGCAAATATGCCACTAGGTTTAGTTTGCACTAGCTAGTGTTTTATATGGTAATTCAGATCTCTAATCCTTTGCCATGATTCCTTGGGTCTGTTCCACACATGTTCAGTTTGGGGATGAGCCCTGGGATTTTTGACAGTTTGTAGACAGTTTTccagcctctcccctctctggcaTTTCTTCCCTACTTTCCAGTTCCCAAGGGCCCTTTTTCCAAGTCCCTCTGTTCAGAAAGATTGGGTTCTCCCAGTCGTTTCTCCCGTCTCACTGTCTTGCAGTTCCACATGACTGGGGCTACTTTAAGagcaaggaggcaagaaaattgagaaagaaaaaaaaaagaggggacacTCTTCACACTTTTCAGACAAGAGGTCCCTTTTGGACTAGAGAGGTAGAATCTCATTTGTGGTTAAGGTCCCTGCTCAGCTGCCTCGACAATACAGTTCTGCAACTGTGCTGGTCTCTGGGCAGGGTCAGAAAGACAAACGGAAAAGAAGGGAAGATTCTCTTTACAGTCATCAGCATGCAGAGGTCCCTTGGTCCATTCAGTTGCTTAGAAACAGGTGGTTTCTCCTAAAGTATTTACTCCTCAGTGGCTGCTGCAGGGTCTGTGTGAGAGGAATAATGGGACTCACAACCATGGTCCATCAACCAAGTTTGTGGGGGAAATGAAGGTTACGGCTGAAGAAGTATAGAATACAGCTGGGCAAGTATCCTGTGTGCTGGGGAACaggatattttaaactttttgccTGGATTCAGTAGCAGACATCATGGGGACGATTCACCACACCAGCAACAGTGTTCAGTGTTGCTCAGGAAAGCCTGCCAGGCTACTCCTCTAAAGACACGACCTGAACCTCCTGGAATAATTCTTTCAGAGCATTATGAACAAACATGtaggtataaaaaaataaataaaattctaaataaataaagtaaaaacaaaaacaaaaaaaacaaacatgtagggTATTATGGCTCTGTCAGATAGGCCCTTGTATTTGTAAGGCATGAAATGGGACCTGCTCAATTTCCTACTAGCTGTCTCTATTTTTGGTTCACAGGAAATCATCACGATAGGAAGGATGAAGACGGACAGGAGCCACTGGCACCCAGGTAACTCTGAATGATGAAAGGGCTGATAATGGAATGGTGAAATCTAGAGAGGATTCCAGAAGCAAGAGACCCAGAGGCCAAAGGTCCCAGATCCAGGAGAAACCAGAAACTGCTGGTTGTacctatttcattcattcatcatacAATGATATGTCCTATTAATCcatgttttctgttctctttgcAGTTCTTGTATTAGTTACCATTTCTTAGTAATTCCTCAAGTTAAGTTAACTAGAGTCAGTCTGACCTAAAGGTAAACCAGCCAGAGATCCCtggtttctattttctaaaaaccTGCATGGTTAAAAGCTAAAGTGAGATGCCTATGCCTACCTGGTTTCTTCACAGTTTCCTGAGATATGTTGGCAGATGTTTCACAGCCAGaaatatcttgaaaaataaagtcaatcatatcaaacattgagagagagagagagttctaaAAGCTGCAAGAGCCCTAGGAGGTTACATTGCCTCAGGAGCCATTATTCAATGGACTCCTTCATATACTATTGTATAAAATTTGTCCACAGCATTTTAAAGCCAATATTATAGGTCTCTGTGTGTCCGGTGTGTCAGAGTGTATTTTAGAGGAGTCGTTGAGTCTACTTCCTCATCCGCATTATGAGGTCAGTACACTGAACACTTGCTGCTCTCTCTCCTACCCCAACTCTAGGCACACTATAACCCCAGTCAGAAGTGGATTGTTATGCTTTCTTTCTCTGAGAGGATGGCCCCTTTGGTTTCTGGTGCCTCTTCCATGAGCTTCAGATCAGGACCAGCTGTGAGGCTGTGGTTCCAGGTTGCCTTAGTTTAATCTCCTGTCTTGcctgccctccaccctccctcctctccattcCCCACCCAGGCTCAGCAGGGGGCTCCAGGAGGAAGAAGTGAATGAAGTCCTGGAGGACTCACTGGATGAAAGGTATCTGACTCATTCCAGTCTCCACGACTCCCACCAGCCTCCCAGCAGCAATGCCTTTGTGTGTGATGTGCAGGAGGCGACCTCTGCTGTGGATGTAGCCAGTGAGTACTCCCAATTAAAGAGAATAACCCCCAACAACCAGAAGACTGAATAATAAAGCTCTGGTAGCTCTTACATGCTCACCACCTCTGTCTACGCTGATTGAGATCATCTCTGCAGGCAGTCCCTAAAAACTAACCTTGAAAAAGTGATTAGGCTGAACACAGTTCTGGGTCCAAGTTTTAAGTACAAGTCCCTGGTGAGTCTGGTCATTTGCATTGTTCCTGGGCCACACCTCACCTCTGTCCCTCTGTCCCCCAGTGGCATATGCAAGCTGAGGAACCCCAGGCAAACCAGAGTGCAGAGAGTGAAGGGACCATGGCAAATTCTCTGTCACCCTTCAACACACTCACGGAATCTGTCTAATAAACTTCCTTCTTTAAGATGAAGCATCTGAGCTTTTCTGAATTGTTCTTGCTATTTATAGTTCTGGAACGGTGTCCCTTAGGCCTTTCTAGCTGTCCAAGAATATTGGCAGTCTTGCCCATATTTGGGGCCCACTTATCATGGTCCCTGAGTTCAAGCACCAGTGTCCATCCCCCCTCAGGTGGCTTGTCTCCCCATAAGGTTCCATCTTAGTACTAGAATATTGGTGGTGTCCCTAAGGCCAAGGCTCTGATCTTGGTAACACTTGGGTAAATGGCCAGGGTTCCCATTCTTTGTGCAACACAAGATTTGGtggggttatttttgtttgtttgtggatTTAGTCTCAGTGCAGTATTCTAATCTAAACCAACAACTAGCATATCTACTAGAGAAATGGCTGAATCTAGCAGCAATGCCACTAGCATGCCCCTTTCCAAAAAACCCACCCAAACTAGCCAGTGAAGCTCCTCCATGCGTAAGAGCCCCTGGGTTAACAGActcattggtgtgtgtgtgtgcagactAGGACCTCAACTTTCATCTCCTTTCCCCTACTTGAATGACTTTCCTTTGGGGACAAAAGTTTGGATTGTTAGAGGACAATACgttttatattctcttctaggcATGAGAAAGAAACTTTCTTAATTTGCTCACTGTTAACCGAGTTTTTCATAGTGATATAAACCATATCAGGTTTTGTCTTTTTGCCAGCGATGGGTATAAGTACGTGTCTTTTGTTACTCAGTCCATTCCCTTACAAAGGTATCTTCACTCCTGCTTCCCATTTCACCCTGTGGTGCAGAGAGAGGTCTTTGCCATCTCTTAAAGATGTTCAGTCATAAATCAGGTGGGAGAGGTATTTAGTAGAGAGGAATACCTTCCTAGTACCCACAAAGTCATACTGAAGAGGGGGCCACTCCTTTCCCAGTGCTAGACAAGCCCTACTCAGAGGCCTTCAGTGTTTTCTCACCTTGTGTCAACCTCCCTTAGACTTCCCAGATCCTTGTGTAGGAGGTGGCTCTATGGAGTGAGCTTGGCCCTGGGCCACGCTTTGTTTGAAAGCCTAAGGGCTCTTAAAGGAAGCTACTTGGTGTTCCCTGATGAGAAGATGAATTGGCAGAAGAATGGTGAAAGGCAGGGATCTTGCTGAGAGGCCCCGGCCACCCCATTACTGATAAGGATTTTCCACCATCTACATCATTCCATGTCCTGGGGGAATGACTGCAGTAGATGAGATCCAGAACCTGTGCCAGCACCTGAAGGAAATCCTTTTCATCAATGCCTGCCTTCCAGAAAAGCTAAAACATCATCTCAGCATTTCTGACCAAAGAAATGGTAGGGGAGGCCCAAGTTTGCCTGCTTCTGGCCATGTGTATCTCTCTAAGGACCAGTCTCCTGTGCAGGGCTTCACAGACTTCAAGAGCTTTGATATACCTTACTTCACTTACTTCTTATAAATGGCCCAGCTAGGCAGGTGGGGCAGCTACTATTATTCTTACTTGATAGGTGAGTAAGTAGGCTCTGATAGATTTGCCTCATGGCTGAGCTATGCCTCCATCCTAGAGctgtctgacctccaaagccatTCTTGTGACTCCTGTGCTGTATACTTTCTGCTCCTCTCCTCTTGTGTGATCGTCATTCAGCAGAACTCAGGTTTCTGAGCTCTTTTTCCAGCAGAGTGAGGGTCTCTACGGCTGCCATCCTCACCCTCTCCCTTTTGTCTTGGTTACTCTTCACGGCCCCCAAGGTGGTTCTTGTTCCCACATCCTCCTCTTAGACTGCATTCACACAGAGGCCATCATTCCACAGTCTTGTGCTGGGACAGTGACCTGGCCCCTTCCCACACCAAAGCAGCAGCTATTTAATGGGAAAAGGTTTCTTTCTAATTGCAGCCGCTAGGTGTGATAATACATATGAATGTTTTGGCATTTGTTAAGGGCCATGTGAAAGTTAAGCTTCTGCCCCATCACGCTGAAGTCCCAACCCTTGAGTCCCAGTTTTGTTCTGAGCTGAGACAGAAGCACAGGACAAGGAACTGCAGAAAGCATCCTCTTAAGCAAATGTGTGTAACTTGTCTAAACTGTAATTATTTCCTGGAACAGGATGCACTTCTCACTTCTACAGGCAGATCTTGGAGTCCACTGCCCAGCTGTACAATGAAAACAGACATCAGGAAAGAAAATCAGAGCCTTCTGGCTCACCTGAGTCATATTCCAGAGATAAGTGGTCAAAACCCACAGGGTGAGATCACTCTCagatctctcttttctcttgccaCATCTGGGTATCGAAACAAAAGATGATGATGGGGAGACCAAAACTATTTCACAACCGAGAATTCTCATAGTTTTTTCAACCTAGAAAGGTGCTCCCTGTACAGGTCCCCAAGACTCCAGGCTCCAGGAATGAGTAGCTCTGGGAAATGCACCACTTAGTTACAAAATTCACCCTATTATTGAAGCCTGGATTCCAGTCCCAGGTTTCTCAATTTACAGGTCATGTGGCTTTAGTTACTACTTAACCTCTTGACCTACTGTTTCCTCATGGGCAAAGGAACTGTACCTGAATGGTATATAGGTTCTGGTACCAATTCCAGCGTGGTAAGGGAGATTTCCCCTTCCACAGGTTAAAGGTTAAGCATTCAGGCCTTCAGGACTGCCTCACACCCCCATACCCTGTCCATTTCTGAGGGCAGTTGAAAGCCCatgttgttacctgtacttctgactgactggctagaAATCAGAGGATAGcaccaccccctcctcaggttcgaTTAATTTCCTAGAATTGtttctcacagaactcagagaaacattttacttactatcAACAGATTaccggtttattataaaaggatataactcaggaacagcaaatggaagagatgcatagggtaaGGCAGGGGGGAAGGGTGTGGAGCTTCCACGCCCTCTCAGAGCAagccactctcccagcacctccatgtgttcaccaacccggaagctctcaCAACACTAAAAACCCTCCCAGGAGGTCAGGAGCTGGGACtggaagttccaaccctctaatcacaaggtGGACCTTCCTGGCAACAAGCCCCCCACATTCCTTGCTTTCCAAAAGttgcctcattaacataacacAATAACCTTTATCCCtctatcacttaggaaattccaagggttttaggagctctatgacagaaacagagatgaagaccaaatatacatttcttattataaatcacatcACACAGGTGGTGTCTGAGAGCCTCCTGGTTTCACATTCTAGGGCTGTTCCCTTGGCACCACCCTCCTATTTAAAAGGAATTGGACATGGGTTTAGGAGCTAGAATTCCATTCAAAATATCCTCTTTCCTAGAACAGACTGTTTCTGAATGTGCGTGCTTGAAGCTAGGCACATCTCTCCTGAGTGGTGTGAAAggccttcatttttctccacaagAGTAGAGAGGAGAGTAAACTGATACTGAGGAGGGGTGGTAGGGATCTAAAAGCTGCTTAAAGCTAAAAGCTGCTTAAAGGTGCAGCAGCTTTGAGCAGGGCTATCAGTATTTTGAGCTGGTGGGGGCCTAAATTCCACACCACAGTGCAGACAGTATCTTTCAGAGGACTTTCCCTCTAATCTGCTAG
This genomic interval from Physeter macrocephalus isolate SW-GA chromosome 4, ASM283717v5, whole genome shotgun sequence contains the following:
- the NBPF10 gene encoding NBPF family member NBPF10, which gives rise to MAVSLTTFSGPRTEMSILETNQYLRSHLEESKQDFRDLTEKFLMSQATAYSLANQLQKYKCEEYKDLIESVLEEEVLFEEGELAEKMRPLQGLGKEEAVRYDPLIQAQARELTHLRQKLQEGKGVCYFFMQHAKNTVKSFESLLRSTDVTYYQRQRFCELLAQGSQLAERLASKLTTGNHHDRKDEDGQEPLAPRLSRGLQEEEVNEVLEDSLDERYLTHSSLHDSHQPPSSNAFVCDVQEATSAVDVASEYSQLKRITPNNQKTE